Proteins found in one Crassostrea angulata isolate pt1a10 chromosome 3, ASM2561291v2, whole genome shotgun sequence genomic segment:
- the LOC128177849 gene encoding uncharacterized protein LOC128177849, producing MTCDVSLSRDKTYSPTFVTGTVLLLTHTMIARSVLLVLISVGTALACGPPGTTLGGFCPIDANDPLVQEMAQFAVSTHASRTNAVNDGSISVDHAWSQVVSGFNYKMTITTRFNGQTNECHFVVYDQSWTSTRELTNDECHVIHHKRNAIREGHGLLLKALYN from the exons ATGACCTGTGATGTTTCACTTTCAAGAGATAAGACGTACAGCCCTACATTTGTAACAGGCACCGTGCTTCTACTTACACATACCATGATAGCCCGTTCTGTATTGCTTGTTCTAATTTCAGTAGGAACTGCCCTAGCATGCGGTCCACCCGGGACGACTCTAGGGGGGTTTTGTCCAATCGATGCCAATGACCCGTTGGTCCAGGAGATGGCCCAGTTTGCCGTGAGTACTCACGCCTCCAGGACTAATGCCGTCAACGATGGATCCATTTCTGTCGACCATGCTTGGTCTCAG GTTGTGTCTGGTTTTAATTACAAGATGACAATCACGACGAGATTCAACGGACAG aCCAATGAATGTCACTTTGTGGTGTATGACCAGTCTTGGACAAGTACACGTGAGCTCACCAATGACGAATGTCACGTGATCCATCATAAGCGCAACGCAATACGAGAAGGACATGGTCTGCTGTTGAAGGCACTTTacaattaa